From Vigna radiata var. radiata cultivar VC1973A unplaced genomic scaffold, Vradiata_ver6 scaffold_189, whole genome shotgun sequence, the proteins below share one genomic window:
- the LOC106778781 gene encoding uncharacterized protein LOC106778781, whose translation MAEQLQLQVLQEMQRQMQEMRAEIAALRAERENGVGGPSVQSVNVQTIQSRDEEASRRPSVEEVEEADGGGIIGRGQGRGIGRGEGPAGRGIGRGDGPNGRGIGRGEGLNGRGRGRDVRGRGRGRGEENIGRDQENPEGHREFVGQNQQFEEVLEGEDQFDQAEGLHPFTNNVMGAVMPENKVFPWVEKYGGTSDPVKHLRSFVDAMAVYSSDELVWCRVFSLSLKDEALDWFHSLPPRSIDGFVTLRQLFSQQYASNCSRGLTYTALVKMKQGREESLKGFMERFNRTARQVRNVDQRLIVSALTTALRPGPFVDYLYEEEPQSMGELQHKLAGFIRIEEGRSYRSDQGEEGVTREKSGRDRRGEKRPVGGEHRMTVKRGAEIQRAQQYFHHTPLSAPRVRVLEEALRANLLTVARSPTPRGADESKHCRYHQNMGHSTEDCVALRDKLESLVQAGHLREFVRRENPNPRETPGRHGGRLPVGQRVQPTAERTEGGGSGERPLRGVINTISDGFAGGGASSAARKRHLRNLHSVNKVGIARRTMPTITFSDEDFHAPNPDQDDPMVITTIIARYSVGNVLIDQGSSANILYWKTFQQMDIPDESIMPFNEQILGFARKRVDTRGYVDLKVCLGAEVGAKELRVRFLLVEAETSYNVLLGRPCLNAFGAIVSTPHLTMKYLADDGTIWTVRADQRVARECYVAGLKVQPPRHRVCETRPAVSAAELDPREDTFDRVEPMGEIQPFLLEGEDRATMVGKDLQEGERQRLEGVLEENKDLFAWTASDMPGIHPDVISHRLSVFRDARPVSQKKRRLGVEKRRAVSEEVGKLIEAGFIREAKYTTWLANVVMVKKSSGKWRMCIDFTDLNKACPKDTYPLLNIDALVDGVSGYEVMSFLDAYSGYNQIPMYRPDSDKTAFITEQGTFCYEVMPFGLKNAEATYQRLMDKVFQRQIGRCMEVYVDDMVVRSRSVEEHLADLKEVMEQLRKFDMRLNPAKCTFKVRAGKFLGFMLIARGIEANPDKCKAVLEMRSPQTIKEVQRLVGRLMSLSRFIPNLAGRTKPIVKAMKKTAQRCWDEESEEAFKQIKGVLTQPPVMGRPEHGHELQIYLATSEGAISAALIQEAPHFKLVYFVSRSLKEAELRYQELEKVALSLIYAARRLRPYFQGFQVVVRTDYPIAKILRKPDLAGWMIGWSVELSEFWLKYEPRGSVRGQHLADFAVDLLPEEGEFCWKLSVDGSSNRRGGGVRVVLEGPNGILIEQSLVFQFKVSNNQAEYEALLAGMELARDLAVGRLECQTDS comes from the coding sequence ATGGCTGAGCAGTTACAGTTGCAGGTTCTACAAGAGATGCAGAGGCAGATGCAAGAGATGAGGGCGGAGATAGCGGCTCTACGAGCGGAGCGAGAGAACGGGGTAGGAGGACCCTCGGTACAATCAGTGAATGTGCAGACAATCCAGTCTAGGGATGAGGAGGCAAGTCGGCGGCCATCggtggaggaggtggaggaagcCGATGGAGGGGGAATTATAGGGAGGGGTCAAGGAAGAGGGATTGGCCGGGGGGAGGGGCCAGCAGGAAGAGGGATTGGTCGGGGGGATGGGCCGAATGGAAGAGGGATCGGTAGAGGAGAGGGGTTGAAcgggagagggagagggagagacGTTCGGGGTAGGGGAAGGGGAAGGGGGGAGGAAAATATAGGGCGTGACCAGGAAAACCCGGAGGGGCATAGGGAGTTTGTAGGGCAGAATCAACAATTCGAAGAAGTTCTGGAGGGTGAGGACCAGTTTGATCAGGCTGAAGGGTTGCACCCATTTACTAATAATGTTATGGGGGCAGTAATGCCGGAGAATAAGGTTTTCCCATGGGTTGAGAAGTATGGGGGCACGTCGGATCCGGTGAAACACCTACGATCGTTCGTGGATGCTATGGCAGTCTATTCATCCGACGAGCTGGTTTGGTGCAGGGTGTTCTCTTTATCCTTAAAGGATGAAGCTTTGGATTGGTTTCATTCACTGCCACCACGGAGCATTGATGGATTTGTTACTTTGAGGCAATTGTTTAGCCAGCAGTATGCTTCAAACTGTTCACGAGGGTTGACTTATACAGCCCTTGTCAAGATGAAGCAAGGGCGTGAAGAGTCATTGAAAGGGTTCATGGAACGCTTCAACCGAACCGCTCGGCAAGTGAGGAATGTAGACCAACGGCTGATAGTAAGTGCGCTCACGACGGCCCTGAGACCAGGACCCTTTGTGGATTATCTGTACGAGGAGGAACCCCAGTCTATGGGTGAACTGCAGCATAAGTTGGCCGGGTTTATACGAATAGAAGAGGGGAGGTCGTATCGCAGTGACCAGGGGGAAGAGGGGGTGACGAGAGAGAAATCAGGGCGGGACAGAAGAGGAGAGAAACGGCCGGTCGGAGGGGAACATAGGATGACAGTGAAACGAGGGGCAGAAATACAAAGAGCGCAACAATACTTCCATCACACTCCATTGAGTGCCCCGAGGGTGAGAGTCCTGGAGGAAGCCTTAAGGGCTAATCTGCTGACGGTGGCACGGTCCCCGACCCCACGGGGAGCGGATGAAAGTAAACATTGCCGATATCATCAGAACATGGGGCATTCTACGGAGGATTGTGTCGCGTTGAGAGATAAGTTGGAGAGCCTGGTACAGGCGGGGCACCTGCGGGAGTTTGTTCGTAGGGAGAATCCTAACCCGAGGGAGACCCCGGGAAGACACGGAGGTCGACTGCCGGTCGGGCAGAGGGTTCAGCCGACTGCTGAACGAACGGAGGGCGGCGGAAGTGGAGAAAGGCCTCTGAGAGGGGTGATAAATACCATATCGGACGGTTTTGCTGGAGGAGGGGCGTCCTCAGCCGCCCGAAAGCGGCATTTGAGAAATTTGCATAGTGTGAATAAGGTGGGGATTGCTAGAAGAACCATGCCTACCATAACGTTTTCAGACGAGGATTTCCATGCACCAAATCCGGACCAAGACGACCCCATGGTCATAACGACTATCATCGCTCGGTACAGCGTGGGAAATGTGTTGATTGACCAGGGAAGTTCGGCCAACATCCTATACTGGAAAACTTTTCAGCAGATGGACATACCGGACGAGTCAATAATGCCTTTTAATGAACAAATCTTGGGGTTCGCAAGAAAACGGGTAGATACAAGGGGATATGTGGACTTAAAGGTGTGCTTAGGGGCAGAGGTGGGAGCGAAGGAGTTGAGGGTGCGTTTCCTATTGGTAGAGGCAGAAACTTCATACAACGTGTTGTTGGGACGGCCTTGTCTTAATGCGTTCGGAGCAATAGTGTCCACCCCTCACTTGACGATGAAGTATCTCGCAGACGATGGCACGATCTGGACGGTTAGGGCCGATCAGAGGGTGGCAAGAGAGTGTTACGTGGCGGGACTGAAGGTGCAACCCCCGAGGCATAGGGTATGTGAAACCCGCCCGGCAGTGTCAGCTGCAGAGTTGGACCCAAGGGAAGACACCTTTGACCGGGTGGAGCCAATGGGGGAGATCCAGCCATTTCTCCTAGAAGGCGAAGACCGGGCGACAATGGTCGGCAAGGATCTTCAGGAGGGCGAGAGGCAAAGGTTGGAGGGTGTACTGGAGGAGAATAAGGATTTGTTCGCCTGGACTGCATCAGACATGCCAGGTATCCATCCCGACGTTATTTCGCATAGGTTGTCCGTATTTCGAGATGCTCGACCGGTGTCTCAGAAAAAGAGGAGGTTAGGTGTGGAGAAGAGAAGGGCGGTAAGTGAAGAGGTGGGGAAGTTGATCGAAGCAGGGTTCATAAGAGAAGCCAAGTACACCACTTGGTTGGCCAACGTAGTCATGGTGAAAAAGTCCAGCGGCAAGTGGAGGATGTGCATTGACTTTACGGATCTCAACAAAGCCTGCCCGAAAGATACGTACCCTCTACTGAACATTGACGCGTTGGTAGATGGGGTGTCCGGATATGAGGTAATGAGTTTCCTGGACGCCTACTCAGGGTATAATCAGATACCTATGTACCGTCCGGACAGCGACAAAACCGCTTTTATTACCGAGCAAGGAACCTTTTGCTACGAGGTCATGCCGTTCGGATTGAAGAACGCAGAGGCTACGTACCAAAGACTGATGGACAAGGTTTTCCAAAGGCAGATAGGAAGGTGCATGGAGGTATATGTAGATGATATGGTGGTGAGGAGTCGGTCGGTTGAAGAGCATCTGGCGGATTTGAAGGAGGTTATGGAGCAACTTCGAAAGTTTGACATGCGCCTCAATCCCGCTAAGTGTACCTTCAAGGTAAGGGCGGGGAAGTTTCTGGGATTCATGTTGATCGCGCGGGGGATCGAGGCGAACCCTGACAAATGTAAGGCGGTATTGGAGATGAGGAGCCCCCAAACGATAAAGGAAGTTCAGAGGCTGGTGGGACGGTTAATGTCGTTGTCTCGGTTCATCCCCAATCTGGCCGGACGGACGAAACCGATCGTGAAGGCCATGAAAAAGACCGCACAGAGGTGTTGGGATGAAGAGAGTGAGGAGGCCTTCAAGCAGATAAAGGGGGTTCTTACCCAGCCTCCAGTGATGGGACGGCCGGAGCATGGACACGAATTGCAGATCTACTTGGCAACATCGGAGGGAGCCATCAGCGCGGCCTTGATACAGGAGGCTCCTCATTTCAAGCTGGTGTATTTCGTTAGTAGAAGCTTGAAAGAGGCAGAGTTGAGATACCAAGAGTTGGAGAAGGTGGCCCTATCTCTAATTTACGCCGCTCGGCGGTTACGACCATACTTCCAAGGGTTTCAAGTCGTGGTACGAACGGACTACCCGATAGCCAAGATCTTACGAAAACCAGATTTGGCAGGTTGGATGATAGGATGGTCGGTAGAATTATCGGAGTTTTGGTTGAAGTACGAGCCGAGGGGGTCGGTGCGGGGCCAACATCTGGCGGATTTTGCAGTTGACCTACTCCCAGAGGAGGGGGAATTCTGTTGGAAACTCTCAGTTGATGGGTCATCTAACCGAAGAGGAGGAGGAGTGCGGGTGGTCTTAGAAGGACCGAACGGGATACTGATCGAGCAATCGTTGGTGTTCCAGTTCAAGGTTAGCAACAACCAAGCCGAATATGAGGCTTTACTGGCCGGGATGGAGTTGGCAAGGGACCTAGCAGTAGGTCGGCTGGAGTGTCAAACAGATTCCTAG